The Xanthomonas sp. CFBP 8443 genome has a window encoding:
- a CDS encoding molybdopterin-dependent oxidoreductase: MDGAHVPAASAAADTAARRTLTRSTCCYCGVGCGVLIETEHAADGAARIIGIEGDPEHPANYGRLCSKGRTLPQTVRSLHGRALQPELRTHRDAPRRAVDWAVALDSVAERLAGIVERHGPDAVAFYLSGQLLTEDYYVFNKLAKGLIGTNNIDTNSRLCMSSAVTGYKLALGADGPPTCYEDLELARTVLLAGSNMAYAHPVLFRRLEEARARDADVRWIVVDPRRTDTAAMADLHLPIQPGTDVALFNGMLHHLIWEDRIDRAFIAAHTQGFAELRQTLREYTPAMAADICGIPVADLVRAAEWFGRDAPALSLYCMGLNQSAHGTDKNLALIHLHLATAQIGKPGAGPFSLTGQPNAMGGREVGGMATMLAAHREIASATDRAELERLWQLPAERLSARPGLPAVALFDALRRGEVKAVWIACTNPVHSMPDIAQVRDALRQAELVIVQDAFVQTDTVPFADVLLPAASWGEKDGTVTNSERRISRVRQALPAPGAAKPDWWIANEVARRLEARLDAPAAGTRFGFADTAAVFDEHRALSVGRDLDIGGLDYARLETQGPQQWPLPAGATHGQARRYTDGVFATADGRARFHPTPYKPVAEPTSARFPLRLLSGRLRDQWHGMSRSGRVPGLFAHSPQPGLRMHPQDAARRGLAAGDLVRIVSKRGSLVLPLEPCEEMRSGDVFAAMHWNAQFLDNGGINELSLATVDARSQQPELKHAAVRVEKAEFGWHLLLARRGDALALQAAAQPWLRDFGYAALSLQAESGEQEQAWLVLRAAAEQAPAAAQLEALAAALALAGGDADTLEYRDARRGLLKRVAWRGAAPISHLDGLLLAGAQRDAGGEALLERALSGEVWYGARLAAFAQAGGGARDPVVCQCTQVRESAIRSEAARGAAPAEIRARLGCGSVCGSCMPQVLRLCATAASA; the protein is encoded by the coding sequence ATGGACGGCGCGCACGTGCCCGCAGCGAGCGCGGCCGCGGACACCGCCGCGCGGCGCACGCTGACCCGTTCCACCTGCTGCTACTGCGGGGTCGGCTGCGGCGTGCTGATCGAGACCGAGCACGCCGCCGACGGCGCGGCGCGCATCATCGGCATCGAGGGCGACCCGGAACACCCGGCCAACTACGGCCGGCTGTGCAGCAAGGGCCGCACGCTGCCGCAGACCGTGCGCAGCCTGCACGGCCGCGCACTGCAGCCGGAACTGCGCACGCATCGCGACGCACCACGCCGTGCGGTGGACTGGGCGGTGGCGCTGGACAGCGTGGCCGAGCGCCTGGCCGGCATCGTCGAACGGCACGGGCCGGACGCGGTGGCGTTCTACCTGTCCGGGCAATTGCTGACCGAGGACTACTACGTCTTCAACAAGCTGGCCAAGGGCCTGATCGGCACCAACAACATCGACACCAATTCGCGGCTGTGCATGTCCAGCGCGGTCACCGGCTACAAGCTGGCGCTGGGCGCGGACGGCCCGCCGACCTGCTACGAGGATCTGGAACTGGCCAGGACCGTGCTGCTGGCCGGCAGCAACATGGCCTATGCGCATCCGGTGCTGTTCCGCCGGCTCGAGGAGGCGCGCGCGCGCGATGCGGACGTGCGCTGGATCGTGGTCGATCCGCGCCGCACCGACACCGCGGCGATGGCCGACCTGCACCTGCCGATCCAGCCCGGCACCGACGTGGCGCTGTTCAACGGCATGCTGCATCACCTGATCTGGGAAGACCGCATCGATCGCGCGTTCATCGCCGCACACACGCAGGGTTTCGCCGAACTGCGGCAGACATTGCGCGAGTACACCCCGGCGATGGCCGCCGACATCTGCGGCATTCCGGTCGCCGACCTGGTGCGGGCGGCGGAATGGTTCGGCCGCGACGCGCCGGCGCTGTCGCTGTATTGCATGGGCCTGAACCAGTCCGCGCACGGCACCGACAAGAACCTGGCGTTGATCCACCTGCACCTGGCCACCGCGCAGATCGGCAAGCCCGGCGCCGGCCCGTTCTCGCTGACCGGACAGCCGAACGCGATGGGCGGGCGCGAGGTCGGCGGCATGGCGACGATGCTGGCCGCGCACCGCGAGATCGCCAGCGCCACCGATCGCGCCGAACTGGAGCGGCTGTGGCAGCTGCCGGCCGAGCGGCTGTCGGCGCGTCCCGGCCTGCCGGCGGTGGCGCTGTTCGATGCGCTGCGCCGCGGCGAGGTCAAGGCGGTGTGGATCGCCTGCACCAATCCCGTGCACTCGATGCCGGACATCGCGCAGGTGCGCGATGCGTTGCGCCAGGCCGAACTGGTAATCGTGCAGGACGCCTTCGTGCAGACCGATACGGTGCCGTTCGCCGACGTGCTGCTGCCGGCGGCGAGTTGGGGCGAGAAGGACGGCACGGTGACCAATTCCGAGCGCCGCATCTCGCGCGTGCGCCAGGCGTTGCCGGCGCCAGGCGCGGCGAAGCCGGACTGGTGGATCGCCAACGAGGTGGCGCGGCGGCTGGAAGCGCGGCTGGACGCGCCTGCCGCCGGCACGCGTTTCGGCTTCGCCGACACTGCGGCGGTGTTCGACGAGCATCGCGCGCTGAGCGTCGGCCGCGACCTGGACATCGGTGGACTCGACTACGCACGGCTGGAGACGCAAGGCCCGCAGCAATGGCCGCTGCCGGCCGGCGCCACGCATGGCCAGGCGCGACGCTACACCGATGGCGTGTTCGCCACCGCCGATGGCCGCGCGCGCTTCCATCCCACGCCGTACAAGCCGGTGGCCGAACCGACCTCGGCGCGCTTCCCGCTGCGCCTGCTGAGCGGGCGCCTGCGCGACCAGTGGCACGGCATGTCGCGCAGCGGCAGGGTGCCGGGGCTGTTCGCGCACAGTCCGCAGCCGGGCCTGCGCATGCATCCGCAGGACGCAGCGCGGCGCGGTCTGGCCGCCGGCGATCTGGTACGTATCGTGAGCAAGCGCGGCAGCCTGGTGCTGCCGCTGGAGCCGTGCGAGGAGATGCGTTCGGGCGACGTGTTCGCGGCGATGCACTGGAATGCGCAGTTCCTGGACAACGGCGGCATCAACGAGCTCAGCCTGGCGACGGTGGATGCGCGCTCGCAGCAGCCCGAGCTCAAGCATGCCGCGGTGCGCGTGGAGAAGGCCGAGTTCGGCTGGCACCTGCTGCTGGCGCGGCGTGGCGATGCGCTCGCGCTGCAGGCCGCCGCGCAACCGTGGCTGCGCGACTTCGGCTATGCCGCGCTGAGCCTGCAGGCCGAGAGCGGCGAGCAGGAGCAGGCCTGGCTGGTATTGCGCGCCGCCGCCGAGCAGGCGCCGGCCGCCGCGCAACTGGAGGCGCTGGCCGCAGCGCTGGCCTTGGCCGGCGGCGACGCCGACACCCTCGAATACCGCGACGCGCGCCGTGGTCTGCTCAAGCGCGTGGCCTGGCGCGGCGCCGCGCCGATCAGCCACCTCGACGGCTTGCTGCTGGCCGGCGCGCAGCGCGATGCCGGCGGCGAAGCGCTGCTGGAGCGCGCGCTGAGCGGCGAGGTCTGGTACGGCGCGCGGCTGGCAGCCTTCGCGCAGGCCGGCGGCGGTGCGCGCGATCCGGTGGTGTGCCAATGCACGCAGGTCCGCGAATCGGCGATCCGCAGCGAAGCCGCGCGCGGTGCGGCGCCGGCCGAGATCCGTGCGCGGCTGGGCTGCGGCAGCGTGTGCGGCTCGTGCATGCCGCAGGTGCTGCGGCTGTGTGCGACGGCGGCAAGCGCATGA
- the nirD gene encoding nitrite reductase small subunit NirD has translation MHAAASDLIASDSNAADASARHWIRICRIDDIPALGARVLQIAGADPIALFRTAGDRVFALVDRCPHKGGPLSQGIVAGDSVTCPLHNWNIALDSGQACAPDVGCARRYPVRVDDGDVWLSLQGAA, from the coding sequence ATGCACGCAGCCGCTTCCGACCTCATCGCGTCCGACAGCAACGCCGCCGACGCCAGCGCCCGCCACTGGATCCGCATCTGCCGCATCGACGACATCCCCGCGCTCGGCGCGCGCGTGCTGCAGATCGCCGGCGCCGACCCGATCGCGCTGTTCCGCACCGCCGGCGACCGCGTGTTCGCGCTGGTCGACCGCTGCCCGCACAAGGGCGGGCCGCTGTCGCAGGGCATCGTCGCCGGCGACAGCGTTACCTGCCCGCTGCACAACTGGAACATCGCCCTGGACAGCGGCCAGGCCTGCGCGCCGGACGTGGGCTGCGCGCGCCGCTATCCGGTGCGGGTGGACGATGGCGACGTGTGGCTGTCGTTGCAGGGCGCCGCGTGA
- the nirB gene encoding nitrite reductase large subunit NirB: MAGIRTVEELLKLMPGMYDITVFGAEPHPNYNRILLSPVLAGEQRFDEIVLNPLAWYAEHGIRLHVGKEVTRIDRVKRKVIAADGTEAPYDRLLLATGSLPIVLPVPGKELKGVIGYRDMHDTQTMIDTATRKRHAVVIGGGLLGLEAANGLKQRGMQVTVVHLADWLLERQLDPVAGQLLQRSLSERGLDFRLGTSTTELVGNAAGEVVAVKFSDGSEVPADLVVMAAGIRPNIALAQAAGIHCTRGIVVNDTLQTFDPRVYAVGECASHRGIAYGLVAPLFEQAKICANHLAGFGIGIYRGSVASTKLKVTGIDLFSAGDFMGGDGSEEIVLSDPAGGVYKKLVLKDDKLVGACLYGDTNDGAWYFQLLKDASPIGERRERLMFGESALGDAGTAGQDRASAMRDSDEVCGCNGVCKGTIVKAINAQGLFTVDEVKKQTKAASSCGSCTGLVEQILMNCLGSNFQQTPKTKAVCGCTDLSHGEVRQAIREGKLLTHGAVYAQLQWRSPNGCATCRPAINYYLLSSWPREAVDDPQSRFINERAHANIQKDGTFSVIPQMKGGVTNASELRRIADVADKYAVPMVKVTGGQRIDLLGIRKEDLVGVWKDLGMNSGHAYGKSIRTVKTCVGSEFCRFGTQNSTQMGIDLETMLANMWSPHKVKLAVSGCPRNCAESGIKDVGIIAVESGWELHIGGNGGMKTEVAKFLVKVKTAEEVKEYTGAFLQLYREEAYYLDRTVHYIERVGMDYIRQRVIEDAGNRRALYERLLYALEGLPDPWAERIAGAKQREFQPLRVAAPLALVED; encoded by the coding sequence ATGGCCGGCATCCGCACCGTGGAAGAACTGCTCAAGCTGATGCCGGGGATGTACGACATCACCGTGTTCGGCGCCGAGCCGCATCCGAACTACAACCGCATCCTGCTCTCGCCGGTGCTGGCCGGCGAACAACGGTTCGACGAGATCGTGCTCAATCCGCTGGCCTGGTATGCGGAGCACGGCATCCGCCTGCACGTGGGCAAGGAAGTGACCCGCATCGACCGGGTCAAGCGCAAGGTGATCGCCGCCGATGGCACCGAGGCGCCGTACGACCGCCTGCTGCTGGCCACCGGCTCGCTGCCGATCGTGCTGCCGGTGCCGGGCAAGGAGCTGAAGGGCGTGATCGGCTACCGCGACATGCACGACACGCAGACCATGATCGACACCGCCACGCGCAAGCGCCACGCGGTGGTGATCGGTGGCGGCCTGCTCGGCCTGGAGGCGGCCAACGGGCTCAAGCAGCGCGGCATGCAGGTGACCGTGGTGCACCTGGCCGACTGGCTGCTGGAGCGCCAGCTCGACCCGGTCGCCGGGCAGCTGCTGCAGCGCTCGCTCAGCGAACGCGGCCTGGACTTCCGCCTCGGCACCTCCACCACCGAACTGGTCGGCAATGCCGCTGGCGAAGTGGTGGCGGTGAAGTTCTCCGACGGCAGCGAGGTGCCGGCCGACCTGGTGGTGATGGCCGCCGGCATCCGCCCCAACATCGCGCTGGCGCAGGCCGCCGGCATCCACTGCACGCGCGGCATCGTGGTCAACGACACGCTGCAGACCTTCGACCCGCGCGTGTACGCGGTCGGCGAATGCGCCAGCCACCGCGGCATCGCCTACGGCCTGGTCGCGCCGCTGTTCGAGCAGGCCAAGATCTGCGCCAACCATCTGGCCGGGTTCGGCATCGGCATCTACCGCGGCTCGGTGGCCTCGACCAAGCTCAAGGTCACCGGCATCGACCTGTTCTCGGCCGGCGATTTCATGGGCGGGGACGGCAGCGAGGAGATCGTGCTGTCCGACCCGGCCGGCGGCGTCTACAAGAAGCTGGTGCTGAAGGACGACAAGCTGGTCGGCGCCTGCCTATATGGCGATACCAACGACGGCGCCTGGTATTTCCAACTGCTCAAGGATGCCAGCCCGATCGGCGAGCGCCGCGAGCGGCTGATGTTCGGCGAGAGCGCGCTCGGCGACGCCGGCACCGCCGGCCAGGACCGTGCCAGCGCGATGCGCGACAGCGACGAGGTGTGCGGCTGCAACGGCGTGTGCAAGGGCACCATCGTCAAGGCGATCAACGCGCAAGGCTTGTTCACCGTCGACGAGGTCAAGAAGCAGACCAAGGCGGCCAGTTCCTGCGGCTCGTGCACCGGCCTGGTCGAGCAGATCCTGATGAACTGCCTGGGCTCCAACTTCCAGCAGACGCCCAAGACCAAGGCGGTGTGCGGCTGCACCGACCTCAGCCACGGCGAGGTGCGCCAGGCGATCCGCGAGGGCAAGCTGCTCACGCATGGCGCGGTGTACGCGCAGCTGCAGTGGCGCAGTCCCAACGGCTGCGCGACGTGCCGCCCGGCGATCAACTACTACCTGCTGTCGAGCTGGCCGCGCGAGGCGGTGGACGATCCGCAGTCGCGCTTCATCAACGAACGCGCCCACGCCAACATCCAGAAGGACGGCACCTTCTCGGTGATCCCGCAGATGAAGGGCGGGGTGACCAACGCCTCGGAGCTGCGCCGCATCGCCGACGTGGCCGACAAGTACGCGGTGCCGATGGTCAAGGTCACCGGCGGCCAGCGCATCGACCTGCTCGGCATCCGCAAGGAAGACCTGGTGGGCGTGTGGAAGGACCTGGGGATGAATTCCGGGCATGCCTACGGCAAGTCGATCCGCACGGTGAAGACCTGCGTGGGCAGCGAGTTCTGCCGCTTCGGCACGCAGAACAGCACGCAGATGGGCATCGACCTGGAGACCATGCTGGCGAACATGTGGAGCCCGCACAAGGTGAAGCTGGCGGTGTCCGGCTGCCCGCGCAACTGCGCCGAGTCCGGGATCAAGGACGTGGGCATCATCGCGGTGGAATCGGGCTGGGAGCTGCACATCGGCGGCAACGGCGGCATGAAGACCGAGGTCGCCAAGTTCCTGGTCAAGGTCAAGACCGCCGAGGAGGTGAAGGAGTACACCGGCGCGTTCCTGCAGCTGTACCGCGAGGAGGCCTACTACCTGGACCGTACCGTGCACTACATCGAGCGCGTGGGCATGGACTACATCCGCCAGCGCGTGATCGAGGACGCGGGCAACCGCCGCGCGCTGTACGAGCGCCTGCTGTACGCGCTGGAAGGCCTGCCCGATCCGTGGGCCGAGCGCATCGCCGGGGCCAAGCAGCGCGAGTTCCAGCCGCTGCGCGTGGCCGCGCCGCTGGCGCTGGTGGAGGACTGA
- a CDS encoding nitrate/nitrite transporter, whose product MLSAFLYFDLSFMVWYLLGPMQVQIAAALSLDTQQRALMVAVPILCGAVLRLFLGMLADVIGAKRAGMLAQVLVIVALMVAWRLGVHSFAQVLLLGLMLGVAGASFAVALPLASRWYPPQHQGTAMGIAGAGNSGTVFAALFAPVLATAFGYQAVFGLACIPLALTLLVFAAFAKDAPVEVPRKHLGDYARVLVGNRDSWWFMLFYAITFGGFAGFASALPGYFHDQFDFSPKLAGWATAACVLAGSVMRPLGGALADRIGGTRTLLSIYLLVALLVAAAAVGVGGPAATVALFVLTLLCLGTGNGAVFQLVPQRFGRDIGLMTGLIGMAGGIGGFLLAAGLGIVKQHTGSYALGLWLFAGCALLAWGLLSNVKQHWRSQWAAAGAARV is encoded by the coding sequence CTGTTGTCGGCGTTCCTGTATTTCGATCTGAGCTTCATGGTCTGGTACCTGCTCGGGCCGATGCAGGTGCAGATCGCCGCGGCGCTGTCGCTGGATACGCAGCAGCGCGCGTTGATGGTGGCGGTGCCGATCCTGTGCGGTGCGGTGCTGCGGCTGTTCCTGGGCATGCTCGCCGACGTGATCGGCGCCAAGCGCGCGGGCATGCTGGCGCAGGTGCTGGTGATCGTGGCGCTGATGGTGGCGTGGCGGCTGGGCGTGCACAGTTTCGCGCAGGTGCTGTTGTTGGGGCTGATGCTGGGCGTAGCCGGGGCCTCGTTCGCGGTGGCGCTGCCGCTGGCCTCGCGCTGGTATCCGCCGCAGCATCAGGGCACGGCGATGGGCATCGCCGGCGCCGGCAATTCCGGCACGGTGTTCGCGGCGCTGTTCGCGCCGGTGCTGGCCACGGCGTTTGGCTACCAGGCGGTGTTCGGGCTGGCCTGCATCCCGCTGGCGCTGACCTTGCTGGTGTTCGCGGCGTTCGCCAAGGACGCGCCGGTGGAGGTGCCGCGCAAGCACCTGGGCGACTACGCGCGGGTGCTGGTCGGCAACCGCGATTCGTGGTGGTTCATGCTGTTCTACGCGATCACCTTCGGCGGTTTCGCCGGGTTCGCCAGCGCCTTGCCCGGCTACTTCCACGATCAGTTCGACTTTTCTCCCAAGCTCGCCGGCTGGGCCACCGCAGCGTGCGTGCTGGCCGGTTCGGTGATGCGTCCGCTGGGCGGCGCGTTGGCCGACCGCATCGGCGGCACACGTACGCTGCTGTCGATCTATCTGCTGGTGGCGCTGCTGGTGGCCGCCGCGGCGGTCGGGGTCGGCGGTCCGGCGGCGACGGTGGCGCTGTTCGTGCTGACCCTGCTGTGCCTGGGCACCGGCAACGGCGCGGTGTTCCAGCTGGTGCCGCAGCGGTTCGGTCGCGACATCGGGCTGATGACCGGGTTGATCGGCATGGCCGGCGGCATCGGCGGCTTCCTGCTCGCCGCGGGGCTGGGCATCGTCAAGCAGCACACCGGCAGCTATGCGCTGGGGCTGTGGCTGTTCGCCGGCTGCGCGCTGCTGGCCTGGGGCCTGCTGTCCAACGTCAAGCAGCACTGGCGCAGCCAGTGGGCCGCGGCCGGCGCGGCGCGGGTCTGA